The Chryseobacterium nakagawai genome has a segment encoding these proteins:
- a CDS encoding M13 family metallopeptidase produces the protein MKKLNIGILAFSGIVLLNSCGAAKTAGTDTKTEATATVATPAKEEVKEEGINLSYMDTGVRPQDDFFSYVNGNWVKTTQIPSDKANWGSFNALRENVDDASLDILNKILTETYPAGSEGQKIQSLYASFMDTAKRNADGLSPIKGDLAKIDAIKNLNDLQKYLLEATKLGDNSFYGWRAGADMKNSKMNAVYLGGPDLGLGRDYYQKVNDANTKTLGQYQAYVGKLFGVLGYKNSTQAAQNVVDFEKQLANYLLTLEQNRDANLRYNPKNVSELAGVVKNVDLAKYLKDAGVNTDRVIIGELKYYQNMDQFITQKNLPLLKDYLKYHLINGNASNLDENLEQIRFDFYAKDLQGQKEQRPMNKRGLTLVNGVLGEAFGKLYVEKYFTPEAKQQMETYIDYLLKSFKTHIANIDWMSPETKVKAQEKLSKFTVKIAYPDKWKDYSQLKVESPKQGGSLYANLQNVSAWQYQRNLDKVGKPVDKAEWGMSPQTVNAYYSGSNNEIVFPAAILQPPFYNPKADAAVNFGGIGAVIGHEISHGFDDSGSRFDGDGNLNNWWTDADRKNFDAKVAQLAAQYSSYEPVKGSFVNGKFTSGENIGDLGGVAVAYDALQMYLKDKGNPGKISGFTQDQRFFMSWATVWRTKATNEYMINQVKTDPHSPGMYRAFGPLVNQDSFIKAFDIKSGDKMYKAPEDRIKIW, from the coding sequence ATGAAAAAGCTAAATATTGGTATACTTGCCTTTTCGGGTATAGTATTGCTAAATTCGTGTGGTGCTGCAAAAACTGCAGGGACAGATACAAAAACAGAGGCTACAGCAACCGTTGCAACGCCGGCAAAAGAAGAAGTAAAGGAGGAGGGGATCAATTTATCTTATATGGATACAGGTGTGCGTCCGCAGGATGACTTTTTTAGCTATGTGAACGGAAATTGGGTGAAAACTACTCAAATTCCTTCAGATAAAGCCAATTGGGGGTCTTTCAATGCATTGAGAGAAAATGTAGATGATGCTTCATTGGATATTTTAAATAAGATCCTTACCGAAACCTATCCTGCCGGTTCTGAAGGACAGAAAATCCAAAGTCTTTATGCTTCCTTTATGGATACTGCGAAAAGAAATGCTGATGGACTAAGTCCTATCAAGGGAGACCTTGCAAAAATTGATGCGATTAAAAATCTAAATGATCTTCAAAAGTATCTTTTAGAAGCTACCAAACTAGGAGATAATTCTTTCTATGGATGGAGAGCAGGAGCAGATATGAAAAACTCTAAGATGAATGCAGTATATCTTGGAGGTCCGGATCTTGGTTTAGGAAGAGATTATTATCAGAAAGTAAATGATGCCAATACTAAAACTTTAGGCCAATATCAGGCGTATGTTGGAAAGTTATTCGGGGTTTTAGGCTATAAAAATTCTACTCAGGCTGCACAGAATGTAGTGGATTTTGAAAAGCAGCTGGCGAACTACTTGTTGACATTAGAGCAGAACAGAGATGCTAATTTAAGATACAACCCTAAAAACGTTTCTGAGTTAGCAGGAGTAGTGAAAAATGTTGATCTTGCAAAATACCTTAAAGATGCAGGAGTAAATACTGACAGGGTAATCATCGGAGAACTGAAATACTACCAGAACATGGATCAGTTCATTACGCAGAAAAACCTTCCTTTATTAAAAGACTATCTGAAATATCATCTGATTAACGGTAATGCCAGTAACCTTGATGAAAATCTTGAGCAGATCAGATTTGATTTCTATGCAAAAGATTTACAGGGACAAAAAGAACAACGACCTATGAACAAAAGAGGGCTAACCCTTGTAAATGGTGTTCTGGGTGAAGCATTCGGTAAATTATATGTAGAAAAATATTTTACTCCGGAAGCCAAACAGCAGATGGAAACTTATATTGATTACCTTTTAAAATCATTTAAAACCCATATTGCAAATATCGATTGGATGTCTCCTGAAACAAAAGTAAAGGCTCAGGAAAAACTATCCAAGTTCACCGTAAAGATTGCTTATCCGGATAAATGGAAAGATTATAGTCAGTTAAAGGTGGAGTCTCCAAAACAAGGCGGGTCATTATATGCTAACTTACAAAATGTATCTGCTTGGCAGTACCAGAGAAACCTTGATAAAGTAGGAAAACCGGTTGATAAAGCAGAATGGGGAATGTCTCCGCAAACGGTAAATGCTTACTATAGCGGATCAAACAACGAAATCGTATTCCCTGCAGCAATTCTTCAACCTCCTTTCTACAACCCTAAAGCAGACGCTGCTGTAAACTTCGGTGGAATTGGAGCGGTAATCGGTCATGAGATCTCTCACGGTTTTGATGACAGTGGTTCCCGTTTCGATGGGGATGGAAACCTTAACAATTGGTGGACAGATGCTGACCGTAAGAACTTTGATGCAAAAGTAGCTCAGTTAGCAGCTCAATATAGTTCTTATGAGCCTGTAAAAGGAAGTTTTGTGAATGGTAAATTTACAAGTGGAGAAAATATTGGTGACTTAGGTGGAGTAGCAGTAGCTTACGATGCTCTTCAGATGTACCTTAAAGATAAAGGAAACCCAGGAAAGATCAGCGGATTCACTCAGGATCAGAGATTCTTTATGAGCTGGGCAACTGTTTGGAGAACAAAAGCAACCAATGAGTATATGATTAACCAGGTGAAAACAGATCCGCATTCTCCGGGAATGTACAGAGCTTTCGGTCCATTGGTGAACCAGGACTCATTTATTAAAGCATTTGATATCAAATCGGGAGATAAAATGTATAAAGCTCCTGAAGACAGAATAAAAATTTGGTAA
- a CDS encoding type VI secretion system contractile sheath small subunit: MAMFNYGVGGNEVKVDANEAIQEIQENKSLIVSQLTTDESYTPEIVTGLKTVEDVFKHFQPSVAVQHETEDGGVVDEEFRFQNLGDFTPKSLTQKSDYLQQLSMEQEQYNKIVRQLKTNKILRNMLENDQTRAAFIEVLKDVAQELEK, encoded by the coding sequence ATGGCAATGTTTAATTATGGTGTTGGCGGAAACGAGGTAAAAGTAGACGCTAATGAAGCTATTCAGGAAATACAGGAAAATAAATCACTGATAGTAAGCCAGCTTACAACAGACGAATCTTATACCCCTGAAATTGTAACAGGATTAAAAACTGTGGAAGATGTCTTCAAACATTTTCAGCCTTCTGTGGCAGTACAACACGAAACAGAAGATGGAGGAGTGGTTGATGAAGAATTCCGTTTTCAGAATCTTGGAGACTTTACTCCTAAAAGCCTTACTCAGAAATCTGACTATCTTCAGCAGCTGAGCATGGAGCAGGAGCAGTACAATAAAATTGTACGTCAGTTAAAAACCAATAAAATTCTTCGTAATATGTTAGAGAACGACCAAACTAGAGCGGCGTTCATCGAAGTATTGAAGGATGTAGCACAAGAACTTGAAAAATAA
- a CDS encoding DUF5458 family protein, translating to MDSKLQAQESQQQGQQQQHSGQPKGNPLAELNKMGGFGFVESVVDGIANMNPTRKARKEIFLNDGNKAEERKELLQKINLWVSLLEGSESADKMADTCKTKAQQADQNLKKNLKSTLDAVRLLETNYRTVAQFYKNTELDKVDNVSIVNASLDQVSDLDNPLFIDAISEEFKNYYDRLDLRDNYSILAIPGYLGSNKVIEKWAKICNENKVMMVTDFANLDKPDDVVDLFHSANLTGGELHRSNVIMTCNWLVGRGKAEEVGEEENVELPPSTSLAGKIHKTLMSQVAAGKKHGNINEVDAVKFELKKSEISQLEKMGLVPMVNEYGKIMAFSAKTLFTGDNIGLQTYSVVRVFDYVTKVLLDFLNRRAFENWNAKNEDDLRRQIVTFLDNIKGPDKLIEKFKIVRFEQDRVNKDRVWLDIRMTPYFPTKSFVIKLDGHKGDDGNEWDAEYAQE from the coding sequence ATGGATAGCAAATTACAGGCGCAAGAAAGCCAGCAGCAAGGGCAGCAGCAGCAACACTCAGGGCAGCCGAAAGGTAACCCGCTTGCGGAACTCAATAAAATGGGAGGTTTTGGCTTTGTTGAATCCGTTGTAGACGGTATCGCCAATATGAACCCAACAAGAAAAGCAAGGAAAGAAATCTTTCTTAACGATGGCAATAAAGCAGAAGAAAGAAAAGAGCTTCTTCAGAAGATCAATCTTTGGGTAAGCCTTTTAGAAGGTAGCGAATCGGCAGATAAAATGGCAGATACGTGCAAAACCAAAGCACAGCAAGCTGATCAGAACTTAAAGAAAAACTTAAAAAGTACATTGGATGCCGTTCGTTTGTTAGAAACTAACTATAGAACTGTAGCTCAATTCTACAAAAATACAGAATTGGATAAAGTGGATAACGTAAGTATTGTTAATGCAAGCCTGGATCAGGTTTCAGACTTAGACAATCCTTTATTCATTGATGCCATTTCTGAGGAATTTAAAAATTACTATGACCGTTTAGACCTTAGAGATAACTATTCAATCCTTGCAATCCCTGGATATTTAGGATCCAATAAAGTTATTGAAAAGTGGGCTAAAATCTGTAACGAAAACAAGGTAATGATGGTTACAGATTTTGCTAACCTTGACAAACCGGATGATGTAGTAGACTTATTCCACTCTGCAAATCTTACAGGGGGCGAACTTCACAGAAGTAATGTTATTATGACGTGTAACTGGCTGGTAGGACGTGGAAAAGCTGAAGAGGTAGGAGAAGAAGAAAACGTAGAACTTCCACCTTCCACTTCATTAGCAGGAAAAATTCATAAAACATTGATGTCTCAGGTAGCAGCAGGTAAAAAGCATGGTAATATCAACGAAGTAGATGCTGTAAAATTCGAATTGAAGAAAAGTGAAATTTCTCAGTTAGAAAAAATGGGTCTTGTACCAATGGTTAACGAATATGGTAAAATTATGGCTTTCTCTGCTAAGACATTATTTACAGGAGACAACATCGGTCTTCAAACCTATTCAGTAGTTCGTGTATTTGACTATGTCACTAAAGTATTACTAGACTTCCTGAACAGAAGAGCTTTCGAAAACTGGAATGCTAAAAATGAAGACGATTTGAGAAGACAAATTGTAACGTTCTTAGATAATATCAAAGGGCCAGACAAATTGATAGAGAAATTTAAAATCGTTCGTTTCGAACAGGATAGAGTAAACAAAGACAGAGTATGGCTTGATATCCGTATGACCCCTTATTTCCCTACAAAAAGTTTCGTTATTAAACTTGACGGACACAAGGGAGATGATGGTAACGAATGGGATGCAGAATACGCTCAAGAATAA
- the mutY gene encoding A/G-specific adenine glycosylase — MEKNIAASEFLHVGNRLLEWYRNNARDLPFRQTKDPYKIWICEIVFQQTRINQGLNHYNNFIKRFPDVKTLAEAHENEVLLYWKGLGYYSRAINIHKAAQQIMNDYNGIFPNQYEEILKLKGIGKYTAAAVSSICFGGKMPAVDGNFYRVLSRFFADDFDISNSRAFAYFSELATLVMPDNVGDFNQAMMDIGSEICKPKNPLCGECPINEDCLAFSLQKTADYPVKTKKVKAEDLALTYYFVHRNGEFLIRQRKDDFIWKKLFEFPSSISPEMKPFITGSKTVTHKLTHKNLTIEIFKVEVSSKEIWNRFITENQYQITDVQGSHDKSFPKPLENYIQNSLKD, encoded by the coding sequence TTGGAAAAGAATATTGCAGCCTCAGAATTCCTTCATGTAGGAAACAGGCTTTTGGAATGGTATCGGAATAATGCGAGAGATCTGCCTTTCAGACAGACAAAAGATCCGTATAAAATTTGGATCTGCGAAATTGTATTTCAGCAGACAAGAATTAATCAGGGGCTTAATCATTATAATAATTTCATTAAAAGGTTCCCGGATGTAAAAACCTTAGCTGAAGCCCATGAAAATGAAGTCTTGCTTTACTGGAAAGGACTAGGCTATTATTCCAGAGCTATCAATATTCATAAAGCTGCCCAGCAGATCATGAATGATTACAATGGTATATTTCCCAATCAGTACGAAGAAATTTTAAAACTGAAAGGAATTGGAAAGTATACAGCAGCAGCGGTTTCAAGTATCTGCTTTGGAGGAAAAATGCCGGCAGTAGATGGAAACTTTTACCGTGTGCTGAGCCGTTTCTTTGCTGATGATTTTGATATTTCAAACTCAAGGGCGTTTGCTTATTTTTCAGAATTGGCGACTTTGGTAATGCCGGATAATGTGGGAGATTTCAACCAGGCGATGATGGATATTGGTTCAGAAATCTGTAAACCCAAAAATCCATTATGTGGAGAATGTCCGATAAATGAAGACTGTCTTGCTTTTTCCTTACAAAAAACAGCAGATTATCCTGTCAAAACAAAAAAAGTAAAGGCTGAAGATCTGGCTTTAACTTATTATTTTGTTCATAGAAACGGGGAGTTTCTGATCCGTCAGCGAAAAGATGATTTTATCTGGAAGAAATTATTTGAGTTTCCGTCTTCTATTTCTCCTGAAATGAAACCCTTTATTACCGGTTCTAAAACGGTTACCCACAAACTGACACACAAGAATTTAACTATTGAAATATTCAAGGTTGAGGTGTCTTCAAAAGAGATCTGGAATCGTTTTATTACTGAAAATCAATACCAGATTACCGATGTTCAGGGTTCTCACGATAAATCTTTTCCGAAGCCTCTGGAAAATTACATTCAAAACTCATTGAAAGACTGA
- the gldD gene encoding gliding motility lipoprotein GldD — translation MIKKVIFIFVSLLLISCGKDPVPKPYGELRLEYPTPKYQKFENNCAYTFEYSDFANITAAKKPCWYYLNYPKMKAKVFVTYYPIQNDFAEHIKEAEKMVYEHTIKASSIDTKSFEYPEKKVYGNFYELKGQSASNLQFYITDSTKNFVTGYLYFNTRPKPDSLAPAVNYIKNDMKHMLDSFEWKK, via the coding sequence ATGATTAAAAAAGTCATTTTTATTTTTGTATCACTGCTTTTAATTTCATGTGGAAAAGACCCGGTTCCAAAACCGTATGGAGAGCTGCGTCTGGAATACCCGACACCGAAATACCAGAAGTTTGAAAACAACTGTGCATATACCTTCGAGTATTCGGATTTTGCCAATATTACCGCAGCGAAAAAACCTTGCTGGTATTATCTAAACTATCCAAAGATGAAAGCAAAGGTTTTCGTAACCTATTACCCGATACAGAATGACTTTGCGGAACATATCAAGGAAGCTGAAAAAATGGTATACGAACATACTATTAAAGCCAGTTCTATAGACACAAAATCATTTGAATACCCTGAAAAGAAAGTATATGGGAATTTCTATGAGCTGAAAGGGCAGAGCGCTTCCAATCTTCAATTTTACATTACAGACAGTACGAAAAATTTCGTGACTGGTTACTTATACTTTAATACGAGACCGAAACCGGACTCTCTGGCTCCTGCTGTAAACTATATCAAGAATGATATGAAACATATGCTGGACTCTTTTGAATGGAAAAAATAA
- a CDS encoding PfkB family carbohydrate kinase, whose amino-acid sequence MKLLVVGSVAFDAIETPFGKTDKILGGAATYIGITSSILGVKSGIVSVVGGDFPQEHLDMFTNREVNIEGIEIVKDGKTFFWSGKYHNDLNTRDTLATEVNVLENFDPKIPDSMQDAEILLLGNLHPGVQLSVLEKMNNRPKLVILDTMNFWMDCAWDILMDMIAKTDVITINDEEARQLSGEYSLVKAAKKIHAMGPEYVIIKKGEHGALLFHDGKVFAIPALPLEDVFDPTGAGDTFAGGFAAYLAKKGKIDFDTMKSALIVGSAMASFTVEKFGTQRIEEVNESDMFSRLRQFKELTTFDVELQ is encoded by the coding sequence ATGAAACTTTTAGTTGTAGGAAGTGTTGCATTTGATGCAATTGAAACACCATTTGGTAAAACGGACAAAATTTTAGGCGGAGCTGCTACTTATATTGGGATCACTTCATCTATTTTAGGCGTTAAATCTGGTATCGTTTCTGTAGTAGGGGGAGACTTTCCACAGGAACATCTTGATATGTTCACGAACAGAGAAGTAAATATCGAGGGAATTGAAATCGTAAAAGATGGAAAAACATTTTTCTGGTCAGGAAAATATCATAATGATCTGAATACTAGAGATACGTTGGCTACAGAAGTAAACGTATTGGAGAACTTTGATCCGAAAATCCCAGATTCTATGCAGGATGCCGAAATTTTATTACTTGGTAACCTACACCCTGGAGTTCAGTTATCCGTATTAGAAAAAATGAACAACCGTCCTAAACTTGTGATCCTTGATACCATGAACTTCTGGATGGATTGTGCTTGGGATATTTTGATGGATATGATTGCTAAAACTGACGTAATTACCATCAATGATGAAGAAGCGAGACAACTTTCAGGAGAATATTCTCTGGTAAAAGCTGCTAAGAAGATCCATGCAATGGGACCTGAATATGTTATCATCAAAAAAGGAGAGCACGGAGCTTTACTTTTCCATGACGGTAAAGTATTTGCGATCCCGGCGCTTCCGTTAGAAGATGTTTTTGATCCAACCGGTGCAGGTGATACTTTCGCAGGAGGTTTTGCAGCTTATTTGGCTAAAAAAGGTAAAATTGATTTTGATACTATGAAGTCTGCATTGATCGTAGGATCTGCAATGGCTTCTTTCACAGTAGAAAAATTCGGAACTCAAAGAATTGAAGAAGTAAACGAATCAGATATGTTCAGCAGATTGAGACAATTCAAAGAATTGACGACATTTGATGTTGAACTGCAGTAA
- a CDS encoding peptidylprolyl isomerase, with the protein MTNKLKITYLLGIFIMIFSSNMMNAQLKPGDLVDGIAAVIGNEIVLESDVTEQMNYGKQQGASNTDKCEFLESLINNKLLVYEAKKDTLIENRSAAIKEQANQKYRQLLSQFPDEKALLTAYKFRNSYEMKNAIEKIDTDQYYGQAKYQRVTDKADVTPNEVTDFYNMYKMQLPQVKDEVTLAQIMMYPTLTEAHKQDLINRLKKIKQDILGGETFESQARIYSEDEGSATNGGLYKNINKGQMVKPFEAAALNLQENEISDPIESEFGYHIIQLLKRSGKVYDARHILLKATPTDEELKTAKAKLDSIRGLIMDGKMTFKDAAFKFSDDKRTKFNAGIIPGGDGSDKIERESIPGTISYELAGLNKGDITTAFEDEDNRRKAVKIIKLEDVIPAHQITLETDFSRIKQMALNKKKNEMVEKFVNSKLPTTFISIDGRYDNCNFKSNWKKGSIKK; encoded by the coding sequence ATGACAAATAAACTAAAAATCACTTATCTTCTTGGGATTTTCATCATGATATTTTCTTCTAATATGATGAACGCCCAGCTAAAACCGGGAGATTTAGTGGATGGTATTGCTGCTGTAATCGGAAATGAAATTGTTTTGGAATCAGATGTTACAGAGCAGATGAATTATGGGAAACAGCAGGGAGCTAGCAACACAGATAAATGTGAGTTTCTTGAAAGCCTTATCAACAACAAACTTCTTGTATACGAAGCAAAAAAAGATACGTTAATTGAAAACCGTTCTGCTGCCATCAAAGAGCAGGCGAATCAAAAATACCGTCAGTTGCTTTCTCAATTTCCGGATGAAAAAGCTTTATTAACTGCTTATAAATTCAGAAATTCTTACGAAATGAAAAACGCTATCGAGAAAATCGATACGGATCAATATTACGGACAGGCAAAATACCAGAGAGTTACTGATAAAGCAGACGTTACACCTAATGAGGTAACTGATTTTTATAACATGTATAAAATGCAGCTGCCACAGGTAAAGGATGAAGTTACTTTAGCTCAAATCATGATGTATCCTACCTTAACGGAAGCTCATAAGCAGGATTTGATCAACAGGTTGAAAAAAATCAAACAGGATATTCTTGGTGGAGAAACTTTCGAAAGCCAGGCAAGAATTTATTCTGAAGATGAAGGTTCTGCTACGAACGGGGGATTATATAAAAATATCAACAAAGGACAGATGGTGAAGCCGTTTGAAGCAGCAGCTTTAAACCTTCAGGAAAATGAAATCTCAGATCCTATTGAATCTGAATTCGGATACCATATCATTCAGTTGTTGAAGAGATCAGGAAAAGTATATGACGCAAGACATATTCTTTTGAAAGCAACTCCTACAGATGAAGAACTTAAGACAGCAAAAGCGAAATTAGACAGTATCAGAGGTTTAATCATGGACGGAAAGATGACGTTTAAAGATGCAGCGTTCAAGTTCTCAGATGATAAAAGAACCAAGTTCAATGCCGGTATAATTCCTGGAGGTGACGGTTCAGACAAAATCGAAAGAGAAAGTATCCCTGGAACAATCAGTTATGAATTGGCAGGTTTAAATAAAGGAGATATTACTACAGCTTTTGAAGATGAGGATAACAGAAGAAAAGCGGTAAAAATCATTAAACTTGAAGATGTTATTCCTGCGCACCAGATCACTTTGGAAACAGACTTTAGCCGCATCAAACAAATGGCGCTCAATAAAAAGA